The window TGGCGCTGATCTTCGTGCCCATCGTGGTCAGCTACACCGGCTGGGCCTACCGCGTGATGCGCGGCAAGGTCACCGCCGAGCATATCCGCGCCAACGAGCATTCGGCCTACTGATACGGACAGAGACAGCCAGACCCCTTCGCCCCGCGGACGCCACGACGGCGCCCGCGGGGCGTGGCCCGGTGCCAGGCACCGGAACCATTGACATAGACAAGACGTAGACAAGAGGAAACGACGATGTGGTACTTCAGCTGGGTTCTAGGTGTCGGCTTCGCCGTGCTGCTCCCCGTACTCAATGCCATGTGGGGTGAAGCCAGCGACGCGCGCACACAGCGCGCCGAAGAGCGGTGAACGGCGCCGCCCGCGGCGGGCAGGGCGCCCGGCCGGTGCGGCTGCACCTGGCCTGCCTGGCCACGGCGCTGCTGCTGATGGTGGGCGGCACGCTCTATCCGCCCGCGCTATCGAACGCGGCCGGCCAGGCCGACCACGGCTTCGCCTCGCTGATGTTCTGGGCCATGAGCGCGGGCTTCGTGCGCGGCGTCGGTTTCGTGCCGCGCTTCTGGCCGTGGCGCTGGCTGTTC of the Cupriavidus malaysiensis genome contains:
- the cydX gene encoding cytochrome bd-I oxidase subunit CydX, translating into MWYFSWVLGVGFAVLLPVLNAMWGEASDARTQRAEER
- a CDS encoding cyd operon YbgE family protein; translated protein: MNGAARGGQGARPVRLHLACLATALLLMVGGTLYPPALSNAAGQADHGFASLMFWAMSAGFVRGVGFVPRFWPWRWLFSGWACALALVLAVAARLA